One stretch of Ptiloglossa arizonensis isolate GNS036 chromosome 7, iyPtiAriz1_principal, whole genome shotgun sequence DNA includes these proteins:
- the LOC143149079 gene encoding uncharacterized protein LOC143149079 isoform X2 translates to MYQTYNDEDEFEPRITPKPISKLDCFTVPSVPEVSLVFDKPLYRKTKPKSLMHKNSISSPLNTNGSYAAWKEQNYLCRPSISKVNDYASPQKMNCNQNYTAESYLSQDLLKEVKGRNYISKKDFRTSPKYEEQQTHRGNGDTSCGHTYQMHKDNTSYIGKKQNIKIQSSNTTKHIDPVSTVPHNIKACINVDNYAANEKEYSPLLYERKLLTHHSEQQKVPFHDSVNEPSTQNLTINTNTLKRNEIQLPHYLGQQYPYFNTNAYPFPQLHPYSTHNTDNQETVKNLLQIINSQNEQIKSLQTQIDRLLKMQEENLKERKSCFCSSQVQQKKDQLFINSKDDTTDTSNYDGVPQNIKRHSHQYESSKDKEKEYSNENESVNQAELILAEAQSRKTFMEQKVSIGVMTSFEFTVQNSPFTVDIEDYERKDSQQENGNLKMCNSVVGLHDTSESLRRYKNSFTRMPSAQLENIVEDSESYMSSSQQQSSNLNASVSIKDLEKQAHIDIQKEIDTRRSESPKSCKGIITKLSKTEVAQRHLERINTEETKNYEIVKTPVTQKNSAVYNVPGNSNHISEKTNIPTNTDQYTKLNTQRNNDSVKTSHSVNNSTDYYKDYRKEGQTTVAKRASCIEDSLILNCGDLRINERPPPTPEPSIHVEMQEYSSDDDSEKVKRSSKVGWTFYNNVLGQVNQLLQNSCVIDDQQQDQKKVNQNEREESENRALDTVKVATLEQLKKLGISLSESPEHKELNNSNKMAFDLSFYPRLEYQANMTHTTSAVNETNTSMHMKALALKYLSDEQLAELAVQRQGSASVKHLMVSNVQGTNMSFATMRYLERYQLLPGKNNVQTEVIFFVLQILAKYRLKCLRRLI, encoded by the exons ATGTATCAAACTTATAATGATGAAGATGAATTCGAACCAAGAATTACGCCGAAACCTATTTCCAAGTTGGAT TGCTTTACAGTACCATCAGTTCCTGAGGTTTCTTTGGTGTTTGATAAACCTTTATATCGCAAGACTAAACCTAAAAGTTTAATGCACAAAAACAGTATTTCATCACCCTTAAACACTAATGGTTCTTATGCAGCATGGAAGGAACAAAATTACTTATGCAGACCTTCAATTTCTAAAGTTAATGATTATGCAAGTCCTCAGAAAATGAATTGCAATCAAAATTATACTGCAGAATCATACCTTTCACAGGATCttttaaaagaagttaaaggaagaaattatatttcgaagAAAGATTTTCGTACTAGTCCAAAATATGAAGAACAACAAACACATAGAGGAAATGGTGATACTTCTTGTGGACATACTTATCAAATGCACAAAGACAACACATCATATATTGGGAAGAAacagaatataaaaattcagTCCAGTAACACAACAAAACATATTGACCCTGTATCTACTGTACCACATAATATTAAAGCATGCATAAACGTTGATAATTATGCTGCCAATGAAAAGGAATATTCTCCTTTATTATATGAAAGAAAATTACTGACTCATCATTCTGAACAGCAGAAAGTACCATTTCATGATTCAGTCAATGAACCATCCACACAAAATCTTACTATTAATACAAATACtttgaaaagaaatgaaattcagTTACCACATTACTTAGGACAACAGTATCcttattttaatacaaatgCATATCCCTTTCCACAACTTCATCCTTATTCTACTCACAATACAGATAATCAAGAAACAGTTaagaatttattacaaattataaatagTCAAAATGAGCAAATTAAATCTTTACAAACACAAATAGATAGATTATTGAAAATGCAAGAAGAAAATCTTAAGGAAAGGAAAAGTTGCTTTTGTTCATCACAAGTACAGCAAAAAAAGGaccaattatttataaattccaAGGATGATACTACTGATACTTCTAATTATGATGGTGTGCCACAAAACATAAAAAGACATTCACATCAATATGAATCCTCTaaagataaagaaaaagaatattctaATGAGAATGAAAGTGTAAACCAAGCTGAACTGATATTAGCTGAAGCACAATCAAGAAAGACTTTTATGGAACAAAAGGTTTCTATTGGGGTAATGACAAGTTTTGAGTTTACTGTACAAAATAGTCCTTTTACAGTAGATATTGAGGACTATGAAAGAAAAGATAGCCAACAAGAaaatggaaatttaaaaatgtgCAACAGTGTTGTTGGTTTGCATGATACTAGTGAATCTTTGAGGAGATATAAAAATTCCTTTACTCGAATGCCTAGTGCACAATTGGAAAATATAGTTGAGGATTCAGAGAGTTACATGTCATCTAGTCAACAACAAAGTAGTAATTTAAATGCAAGTGTTTCCATAAAAGACTTAGAAAAACAAGCTCATATAGATATTCAAAAAGAAATAGATACTCGTAGATCTGAATCTCCTAAGTCATGTAAAGgtataattacaaaattaagtAAGACTGAAGTTGCACAAAGGCATTTAGAAAGAATTAACacagaagaaacaaagaattatGAAATTGTAAAAACACCAGTAACCCAAAAAAATTCTGCAGTATACAATGTTCCTGGAAATAGTAATCATATTTCTGAAAAAACAAATATTCCAACTAATACAGATCAATATACAAAGTTAAATACACAAAGAAATAACGATTCTGTGAAAACAAGTCATTCTGTAAATAATTCAACCGATTATTATAAGGATTATCGAAAAGAAGGGCAGACTACTGTTGCTAAAAGAGCCAGCTGTATTGAAGATAGTTTGATTTTAAACTGTGGTGATTTAAGAATAAATGAAAGACCACCTCCTACTCCAGAACCTAGTATTCATGTTGAAATGCAAGAGTATTCCAGTGATGATGATAGTGAAAAAGTTAAACGTAGTTCTAAAGTGGGCTGGACTTTTTATAATAATGTTCTTGGACAAGTAAATCAGTTGTTACAAAATTCATGTGTTATAGATGATCAGCAACAAGATCAAAAAAAAGTAAATCAGAATGAAAGAGAAGAGAGCGAAAATAGAGCATTGGATACTGTAAAAGTTGCTACATTAGAACAACTTAAAAAGCTTGGAATTAGCTTAAGTGAAAGTCCAGAacataaagaattaaataatagtAACAA GATGGCATTTGACTTATCATTTTACCCACGTTTGGAGTATCAAGCAAATATGACACACACTACAAGTGCTGTAAATGAAACAAATACAAGTATGCATATGAAGGCATTGGCTTTAAAGTATTTGTCTGATGAACAACTTGCTGAATTAGCAGTGCAAAGACAAGGTTCAGCATCTGTAAAACATCTTATGGTTAGCAATGTACAAGGCACAAACATGTCTTTTGCCACAATGCGTTATTTAGAAAGATATCAATTACTTCCAGGAAAGAATAATGTTCAAACAGAAG ttatatttttcgttttacAGATATTAGCAAAGTACAGGTTGAAGTGCCTCCGAAGGTTGATATAA
- the Unc50 gene encoding unc50 RNA binding protein isoform X1: MKYSTSPRVSRRNSPGPSELGSNLPMPITYRQDCMGAATKCYKYLRKLLKFEQMDFEFALWQMIFLFISPQKVYRNFQSRKQTKSQFARDDPAFLVLVMCCLCISSIGFTIVLGLGFFQFIKLLFYMIFIDYLAAGLIIATIFWLITNRYLRFDKTQDVEWGYAFDIHLNAFFPPLIILHIVQVFLYNGLINYDTFSSRFVGNTIWLIAVGYYINITFLGYTSIEILHKTHVILSALPIILLIYIMTLCAGINISHLVIEFYHYRIV; the protein is encoded by the exons atgaaatattccacGTCGCCACGGGTTAGTAGGCGTAACTCTCCTGGTCCATCTGAATTGGGTTCAAATTTACCAATGCCGATAACTTATag ACAAGATTGTATGGGGGCTGCAACCAAGTGTTACAAATATTTaaggaaactattaaaatttgaacaaatgGATTTTGAATTTGCTCTGTGGCAAATGATTTTTTTATTCATATCGCCACAAAAAGTATacagaaattttcaaagtaGAAAAC aaacaaaATCACAATTTGCAAGAGATGATCCTGCATTTTTGGTACTAGTGATGTGTTGTTTGTGTATATCTTCTATTGGGTTTACTATAGTTCTGGGATTAGGATTTTTCCAATTTATAAAACTATTATTTTATATGATATTTATTGATTATCTTGCAGCTGGTCTGATAATAGCTACaatattttg GCTTATAACGAATCGTTATTTGAGATTTGACAAAACTCAAGATGTAGAATGGGGTTATGCATTTGATATTCATTTGAATGCATTCTTTCCACCTTTAATCATACTTCATATTGTTCAAGTTTTTTTATATAATG GTCTTATAAATTATGATACATTTTCATCACGGTTTGTTGGAAATACAATATGGTTAATAGCTGTCGGTTATTACATTAACATTACATTTTTGGGTTACACAA GTATTGAAATACTTCATAAAACACATGTAATATTATCAGCATTACCAATAATATTACTAATATATATTATGACATTATGTGCAGGTATTAATATTAGTCATTTAGTTATAGAATTCTACCATTATCGAATTGTTTGA
- the LOC143149079 gene encoding uncharacterized protein LOC143149079 isoform X1 yields the protein MYQTYNDEDEFEPRITPKPISKLDCFTVPSVPEVSLVFDKPLYRKTKPKSLMHKNSISSPLNTNGSYAAWKEQNYLCRPSISKVNDYASPQKMNCNQNYTAESYLSQDLLKEVKGRNYISKKDFRTSPKYEEQQTHRGNGDTSCGHTYQMHKDNTSYIGKKQNIKIQSSNTTKHIDPVSTVPHNIKACINVDNYAANEKEYSPLLYERKLLTHHSEQQKVPFHDSVNEPSTQNLTINTNTLKRNEIQLPHYLGQQYPYFNTNAYPFPQLHPYSTHNTDNQETVKNLLQIINSQNEQIKSLQTQIDRLLKMQEENLKERKSCFCSSQVQQKKDQLFINSKDDTTDTSNYDGVPQNIKRHSHQYESSKDKEKEYSNENESVNQAELILAEAQSRKTFMEQKVSIGVMTSFEFTVQNSPFTVDIEDYERKDSQQENGNLKMCNSVVGLHDTSESLRRYKNSFTRMPSAQLENIVEDSESYMSSSQQQSSNLNASVSIKDLEKQAHIDIQKEIDTRRSESPKSCKGIITKLSKTEVAQRHLERINTEETKNYEIVKTPVTQKNSAVYNVPGNSNHISEKTNIPTNTDQYTKLNTQRNNDSVKTSHSVNNSTDYYKDYRKEGQTTVAKRASCIEDSLILNCGDLRINERPPPTPEPSIHVEMQEYSSDDDSEKVKRSSKVGWTFYNNVLGQVNQLLQNSCVIDDQQQDQKKVNQNEREESENRALDTVKVATLEQLKKLGISLSESPEHKELNNSNKMAFDLSFYPRLEYQANMTHTTSAVNETNTSMHMKALALKYLSDEQLAELAVQRQGSASVKHLMVSNVQGTNMSFATMRYLERYQLLPGKNNVQTEDISKVQVEVPPKVDIKFTNPKNSPIVQRYPFSQTPRTTCPSKILDISTLKQQPKLL from the exons ATGTATCAAACTTATAATGATGAAGATGAATTCGAACCAAGAATTACGCCGAAACCTATTTCCAAGTTGGAT TGCTTTACAGTACCATCAGTTCCTGAGGTTTCTTTGGTGTTTGATAAACCTTTATATCGCAAGACTAAACCTAAAAGTTTAATGCACAAAAACAGTATTTCATCACCCTTAAACACTAATGGTTCTTATGCAGCATGGAAGGAACAAAATTACTTATGCAGACCTTCAATTTCTAAAGTTAATGATTATGCAAGTCCTCAGAAAATGAATTGCAATCAAAATTATACTGCAGAATCATACCTTTCACAGGATCttttaaaagaagttaaaggaagaaattatatttcgaagAAAGATTTTCGTACTAGTCCAAAATATGAAGAACAACAAACACATAGAGGAAATGGTGATACTTCTTGTGGACATACTTATCAAATGCACAAAGACAACACATCATATATTGGGAAGAAacagaatataaaaattcagTCCAGTAACACAACAAAACATATTGACCCTGTATCTACTGTACCACATAATATTAAAGCATGCATAAACGTTGATAATTATGCTGCCAATGAAAAGGAATATTCTCCTTTATTATATGAAAGAAAATTACTGACTCATCATTCTGAACAGCAGAAAGTACCATTTCATGATTCAGTCAATGAACCATCCACACAAAATCTTACTATTAATACAAATACtttgaaaagaaatgaaattcagTTACCACATTACTTAGGACAACAGTATCcttattttaatacaaatgCATATCCCTTTCCACAACTTCATCCTTATTCTACTCACAATACAGATAATCAAGAAACAGTTaagaatttattacaaattataaatagTCAAAATGAGCAAATTAAATCTTTACAAACACAAATAGATAGATTATTGAAAATGCAAGAAGAAAATCTTAAGGAAAGGAAAAGTTGCTTTTGTTCATCACAAGTACAGCAAAAAAAGGaccaattatttataaattccaAGGATGATACTACTGATACTTCTAATTATGATGGTGTGCCACAAAACATAAAAAGACATTCACATCAATATGAATCCTCTaaagataaagaaaaagaatattctaATGAGAATGAAAGTGTAAACCAAGCTGAACTGATATTAGCTGAAGCACAATCAAGAAAGACTTTTATGGAACAAAAGGTTTCTATTGGGGTAATGACAAGTTTTGAGTTTACTGTACAAAATAGTCCTTTTACAGTAGATATTGAGGACTATGAAAGAAAAGATAGCCAACAAGAaaatggaaatttaaaaatgtgCAACAGTGTTGTTGGTTTGCATGATACTAGTGAATCTTTGAGGAGATATAAAAATTCCTTTACTCGAATGCCTAGTGCACAATTGGAAAATATAGTTGAGGATTCAGAGAGTTACATGTCATCTAGTCAACAACAAAGTAGTAATTTAAATGCAAGTGTTTCCATAAAAGACTTAGAAAAACAAGCTCATATAGATATTCAAAAAGAAATAGATACTCGTAGATCTGAATCTCCTAAGTCATGTAAAGgtataattacaaaattaagtAAGACTGAAGTTGCACAAAGGCATTTAGAAAGAATTAACacagaagaaacaaagaattatGAAATTGTAAAAACACCAGTAACCCAAAAAAATTCTGCAGTATACAATGTTCCTGGAAATAGTAATCATATTTCTGAAAAAACAAATATTCCAACTAATACAGATCAATATACAAAGTTAAATACACAAAGAAATAACGATTCTGTGAAAACAAGTCATTCTGTAAATAATTCAACCGATTATTATAAGGATTATCGAAAAGAAGGGCAGACTACTGTTGCTAAAAGAGCCAGCTGTATTGAAGATAGTTTGATTTTAAACTGTGGTGATTTAAGAATAAATGAAAGACCACCTCCTACTCCAGAACCTAGTATTCATGTTGAAATGCAAGAGTATTCCAGTGATGATGATAGTGAAAAAGTTAAACGTAGTTCTAAAGTGGGCTGGACTTTTTATAATAATGTTCTTGGACAAGTAAATCAGTTGTTACAAAATTCATGTGTTATAGATGATCAGCAACAAGATCAAAAAAAAGTAAATCAGAATGAAAGAGAAGAGAGCGAAAATAGAGCATTGGATACTGTAAAAGTTGCTACATTAGAACAACTTAAAAAGCTTGGAATTAGCTTAAGTGAAAGTCCAGAacataaagaattaaataatagtAACAA GATGGCATTTGACTTATCATTTTACCCACGTTTGGAGTATCAAGCAAATATGACACACACTACAAGTGCTGTAAATGAAACAAATACAAGTATGCATATGAAGGCATTGGCTTTAAAGTATTTGTCTGATGAACAACTTGCTGAATTAGCAGTGCAAAGACAAGGTTCAGCATCTGTAAAACATCTTATGGTTAGCAATGTACAAGGCACAAACATGTCTTTTGCCACAATGCGTTATTTAGAAAGATATCAATTACTTCCAGGAAAGAATAATGTTCAAACAGAAG ATATTAGCAAAGTACAGGTTGAAGTGCCTCCGAAGGTTGATATAAAATTTACTAATCCAAAAAATAGTCCCATAGTACAGCGTTATCCTTTTAGTCAGACACCTAGAACGACTTGTCCTAGTAAGATTCTAGACATTTCAACTTTAAAGCAACAGCCTAAACTCTTATAA
- the Unc50 gene encoding unc50 RNA binding protein isoform X2, which yields MKYSTSPRVSRRNSPGPSELGSNLPMPITYRQDCMGAATKCYKYLRKLLKFEQMDFEFALWQMIFLFISPQKVYRNFQSRKQTKSQFARDDPAFLVLVMCCLCISSIGFTIVLGLGFFQFIKLLFYMIFIDYLAAGLIIATIFWLITNRYLRFDKTQDVEWGYAFDIHLNAFFPPLIILHIVQVFLYNGLINYDTFSSRFVGNTIWLIAVGYYINITFLGYTSEYKKIISYVNGIFDRRMC from the exons atgaaatattccacGTCGCCACGGGTTAGTAGGCGTAACTCTCCTGGTCCATCTGAATTGGGTTCAAATTTACCAATGCCGATAACTTATag ACAAGATTGTATGGGGGCTGCAACCAAGTGTTACAAATATTTaaggaaactattaaaatttgaacaaatgGATTTTGAATTTGCTCTGTGGCAAATGATTTTTTTATTCATATCGCCACAAAAAGTATacagaaattttcaaagtaGAAAAC aaacaaaATCACAATTTGCAAGAGATGATCCTGCATTTTTGGTACTAGTGATGTGTTGTTTGTGTATATCTTCTATTGGGTTTACTATAGTTCTGGGATTAGGATTTTTCCAATTTATAAAACTATTATTTTATATGATATTTATTGATTATCTTGCAGCTGGTCTGATAATAGCTACaatattttg GCTTATAACGAATCGTTATTTGAGATTTGACAAAACTCAAGATGTAGAATGGGGTTATGCATTTGATATTCATTTGAATGCATTCTTTCCACCTTTAATCATACTTCATATTGTTCAAGTTTTTTTATATAATG GTCTTATAAATTATGATACATTTTCATCACGGTTTGTTGGAAATACAATATGGTTAATAGCTGTCGGTTATTACATTAACATTACATTTTTGGGTTACACAAGTGAGTACAAAAAAATAATCAGTTATGTTAATGGCATTTTTGACAGAAGAATGTGTTGA